In Salmo salar chromosome ssa15, Ssal_v3.1, whole genome shotgun sequence, one genomic interval encodes:
- the LOC106572390 gene encoding tumor necrosis factor receptor superfamily member 9, with the protein MHLVLRVLCFSLLLSGCLSSAGEIAIGCAKWTTSPGSPDICCESCHKGNRLVTPCGPDPKKLCVPCSNETYTTDTTSLSCRRCTQCVGGAQTLKKACTRSKDTECDCKAGLRCGDGHCSFCVQECGKGQEPLPAARSCRNCPVGTFSDQIHEKCKPWRTSCPHPHEHIVALGDAVSDSKCSNLIPQVITLPTKRGSEDGTGLVWAITASCGVFIILIILFLVIIINNKKKPEKTTRNEPNLIVPTPPTDDPRSLMEVSFHHPQQEQGSSSETLHSQDSETKLLPV; encoded by the exons ATGCATCTGGTCCTCAGGGTACTGTGTTTCTCTCTGCTCTTATCGGGCTGTCTGAGTAGCGCTGGCGAGATAGCGATAGGCTGTGCGAAATGGACAACCTCTCCCGGTTCTCCGGATATCTGCTGTGAAAGCTGCCATAAAG gGAACCGTCTGGTGACTCCCTGTGGTCCAGACCCCAAAAAGCTGTGTGTTCCCTGTAGTAATGAGACCTACACAACTGACACAACATCACTCTCCTGTCGCAGGTGTACTCAGTGCGTAG gtggggccCAGACCCTTAAGAAGGCCTGTACAAGAAGCAAGGACACAGAGTGTGACTGTAAGGCAGGACTCAGATGTGGCGATGGCCACTGCTCCTTCTGTGTCCAGGAGTGTGGAAAGGGCCAGGAACCTCTTCCCGCTGCAC gCTCCTGCCGGAATTGTCCAGTTGGGACCTTCAGTGACCAAATCCATGAGAAGTGCAAGCCTTGGAGAACAAG cTGTCCCCATCCCCATGAACACATTGTGGCCTTGGGAGATGCAGTTAGTGACAGCAAGTGCAGCAATTTAATCCCCCAAGTGATTACCTTACCTACGAAACGGGGCTCTGAAG ATGGCACAGGGCTGGTTTGGGCTATAACGGCCTCGTGTGGGGTCTTTATCATCCTTATCATCTTGTTTCtggtcatcatcatcaacaacaaaaagaaaccAGAGAAGACAACCCGCAATGAGCCAAACCTTATTGTGCCAACTCCTCCTACAG aTGATCCGAGGAGCCTGATGGAGGTCAGTTTCCACCACCCTCAGCAGGAACAGGGCAGCAGTTCTGAAAcactgcactcccaggactctgaGACCAAGCTCCTGCCAGTGTGA